A genomic region of Manihot esculenta cultivar AM560-2 chromosome 15, M.esculenta_v8, whole genome shotgun sequence contains the following coding sequences:
- the LOC110601498 gene encoding protein FATTY ACID EXPORT 5 — MHDFCFTIPYGLILVVGGLVGYVKKRSMASLGGGVGTGLLLVLAGYLSLKAFERRKNSYLAFVIETVCAAALTFIMGQRYVQTSKIMPAGIIAGISALMTLFYVYKIATGGNHIPVKAE; from the exons ATGCACGATTTCTGCTTCACGATTCCTTACGGGCTGATTCTGGTGGTCGGAGGACTCGTCGGGTATGTCAAGAAACGGAGCATGGCGTCGCTGGGTGGGGGAGTGGGCACTGGGTTGCTCCTCGTCTTAGCTGGATATTTGAGTCTCAAGGCTTTTGAGAGGCGAAAGAACTCCTATCTTGCTTTTGTCATCGAAACTG TTTGTGCAGCAGCACTGACATTCATCATGGGACAGCGTTATGTGCAAACTTCTAAGATTATGCCTGCTGGTATTATTGCTGGGATAAG TGCTCTCATGACTCTGTTCTATGTGTACAAAATTGCAACTGGTGGCAACCACATTCCAGTCAAGGCTGAGTGA
- the LOC110601497 gene encoding cytochrome P450 716B1, translating into MNTLLAAFAFFVPIFLLLAKRRISSKKTPPGSLGIPMIGQSLSLLQHMRANTAEKWLEKRIQKYGPISKMCLFGKPTVFIYGQAANKFVFASDSSTLANSQTESVKTILGDRCLLELSGEEHKRVRNALMSFLKPESLKHYVGKMHQEVRLHIEQNWQGKQEVTVLPLMKTLTFNIICTLLFGIERGTRRDELVDWFQEMIAGMWSIPINLPFTRYNRSLQASKRVQDMLKDLIGEKKLQLQQMGADPKQDLITCLLSMNDGEEISEKEIVDNSVLVMTAGHDTSSVLVTFLIRLLANDPSVYKAVLQEQEEIAKSKHRGEPLTWEDLTKMKYTWRVAMETMRMFPPIFGGFRQAAKDIEFDGYIIPKGWQIFWVSSMTQMDDGIFREPQKFDPARFENPSSIPPYCYIPFGGGPRICPGYEFAKIETLVTIHHLVTQFTWKLSSDNRFSRDPMPVPTKGLPIQIVQKKQILQVS; encoded by the exons ATGAATACCCTTCTCGCCGCCTTTGCTTTCTTTGTACCTATATTCCTTCTCCTTGCCAAAAGAAGAATCTCGTCAAAGAAAACCCCTCCAGGCTCACTAGGAATCCCCATGATAGGCCAAAGCCTTAGCCTTCTCCAACACATGAGAGCCAATACTGCAGAAAAATGGCTTGAGAAAAGGATCCAAAAATATGGTCCCATATCAAAGATGTGTCTTTTTGGGAAGCCAACTGTTTTCATATATGGGCAGGCTGCAAACAAGTTTGTGTTCGCCAGCGATAGCAGCACTCTGGCCAACAGTCAAACAGAATCTGTGAAGACGATTTTGGGAGATAGATGCTTGCTGGAACTGAGTGGTGAAGAACATAAGCGTGTGAGGAATGCTCTTATGTCCTTTCTGAAGCCTGAATCTCTGAAGCATTATGTAGGCAAAATGCATCAGGAAGTTAGGTTGCATATTGAGCAGAACTGGCAAGGCAAGCAGGAGGTCACT GTCTTACCCTTAATGAAGACACTCACATTCAATATAATCTGCACTCTTCTATTCGGAATTGAAAGAGGAACTAGAAGAGATGAACTTGTGGATTGGTTCCAAGAGATGATAGCAGGAATGTGGTCAATCCCAATTAACCTGCCCTTCACTCGCTACAACCGCAGCCTCCAGGCAAGTAAACGAGTTCAGGACATGCTCAAGGACCTTATAGGCGAAAAGAAGCTGCAACTCCAGCAAATGGGTGCTGATCCTAAACAAGATCTCATCACTTGCTTGCTTAGCATGAACGATGGAGAAGAAATAAGCGAGAAGGAGATTGTGGACAATAGCGTGCTTGTTATGACTGCTGGACATGACACTTCATCAGTTCTGGTCACTTTCTTGATAAGGCTTTTAGCTAATGATCCTTCTGTTTATAAAGCTGTTCTTCAAG AACAGGAAGAGATAGCTAAGAGCAAGCACAGAGGAGAGCCTTTAACCTGGGAAGACCTTACCAAGATGAAGTACACTTGGAGAGTTGCAATGGAGACAATGAGAATGTTCCCTCCAATCTTTGGTGGCTTCAGACAAGCTGCAAAGGACATAGAGTTTGATGGATACATTATTCCAAAAGGGTGGCAA ATATTCTGGGTTTCAAGTATGACTCAAATGGACGATGGCATATTCCGGGAGCCGCAGAAGTTTGATCCGGCCAGATTTGAGAACCCATCTTCAATTCCACCCTACTGCTACATTCCATTCGGAGGGGGGCCTCGAATATGTCCAGGATACGAGTTTGCAAAAATTGAAACCCTTGTTACAATCCATCATCTGGTTACTCAATTTACATGGAAGTTGTCTTCTGATAACCGCTTCAGTAGGGATCCAATGCCAGTTCCAACTAAAGGATTGCCCATCCAAATCGTACAAAAGAAACAAATCTTACAAGTATCTTAA
- the LOC110601496 gene encoding uncharacterized protein LOC110601496, with the protein MAASSSLTVLGISFYLSFFAAHALQLPFHPHDFLPLLPRQVSWPILNYLNSAVDLLPTFVGATSSPNGTVEWKGACFYKNKAWMEFHNKTGNEFGGGTLHIEVSEAHSWTCMDIYVFVTPYRVTWDYYFLSREHTLEFKEWEGKAEYEYVKNRGISIFLMQAGMLGTLQALWDVFPLFTNTGWGENSNIAFLEKRMGATFEQRPQPWVTNISADDIHTGDLLAISKIRGRWGGFETLEKWVSGAYAGHTAVCLRDSEGKLWVGESGNENEQGEDIIAVLPWDEWWEFELTKDDSNPHIALLPLHPDVRAKFNETAAWEYALSMNGKPYGYHNMIFSWIDTIDGNYPPPLDAHLVASVMTVWNQIQPAYAANMWNEALNKRLGTEGLDLPDILIETEKRGSSFGELLTIPEQDDWLYTDGKSTSCIAFILEMYKEAGLFDPIASSVQVTEFTIKDAYTLRFFENNSSRLPKWCNDGDDVKLPYCQIRGKYRMELPGYNTMDPYPHMNERCPSLPPKYYRPQNC; encoded by the exons ATGGCTGCGTCTTCCTCGCTAACGGTACTCGGTATTTCGTTTTATCTATCATTTTTTGCCGCACACGCATTGCAACTACCCTTTCATCCACATGATTTTCTACCCTTGTTGCCGAGGCAAGTTTCGTGGCCAATTCTTAATTATCTCAACAGTGCCGTTGACCTTTTGCCAACGTTTGTGGGAGCTACCTCGTCTCCAAATGGCACCGTCGAGTGGAAGGGTGCCTGCTTTTACAAGAACAAGGCTTGGATGGAGTTCCACAACAAGACTGGCAATGAATTTGGGGGTGGCACCCTTCATATTGAG GTTAGCGAGGCTCATAGCTGGACATGTATGGATATTTATGTCTTTGTAACTCCGTACCGTGTTACATGggattattattttctttctcgGGAGCATACACTGGAGTTTAAAGAGTGGGAAGGGAAAGCTGAGTATGAATAT GTGAAAAACAGGGGAATTTCTATTTTCCTCATGCAAGCAGGGATGCTCGGAACCCTTCAAGCATTGTGGGATGTCTTCCCACTTTTTACAAATACTGGATGGGGAGAGAATTCCAATATTGCATTCCTTGAGAAGCGCATGGGGGCTACCTTTGAACAGCGTCCTCAGCCCTGGGTTACCAACATCAGTGCTGATGATATTCACACAGGAGATTTGCTTGCAATATCAAAAATTCGTGGGAGGTGGGGTGGTTTTGAGACTTTGGAAAAGTGGGTTAGTGGAGCTTATGCAGGTCATACTGCTGTTTGCTTAAGGGATTCTGAAGGAAAATTGTGGGTTGGTGAATCAGGGAATGAAAATGAACAG GGAGAAGATATTATCGCTGTGTTACCATGGGACGAATGGTGGGAATTTGAGCTCACTAAGGATGACTCTAATCCACATATTGCGTTGCTTCCTTTGCATCCTGATGTGCGGGCCAAGTTTAATGAGACTGCTGCCTGGGAGTATGCATTAAGCATGAATGGCAAACCTTATGGATACCATAACATGATATTTAGCTGGATAGACACTATAGACGGGAACTATCCACCCCCCTTGGATGCACACCTG GTTGCATCTGTTATGACAGTTTGGAATCAAATACAACCTGCATATGCTGCCAACATGTGGAATGAAGCCTTGAACAAGCGACTTGGAACTGAG GGTCTTGATCTTCCTGATATCTTAATAGAGACTGAAAAGCGTGGATCATCCTTCGGTGAATTGTTGACAATTCCTGAACAGGATGATTGGCTGTACACTGATGGGAAGTCGACTTCATGCATTGCTTTCATTCTGGAAATGTACAAGGAAGCTGGACTATTTGATCCAATTGCTAGTTCTGTACAAGTGACTGAGTTTACG ATTAAAGATGCCTACACACTCAGGTTTTTCGAAAACAACTCGAGTCGCCTTCCGAAGTGGTGCAATGATGGAGACGATGTGAAGCTCCCCTATTGTCAGATTCGTGGCAAGTATAGAATGGAGCTACCAGGATACAACACCATGGATCCTTATCCCCATATGAATGAAAGATGTCCATCACTCCCCCCAAAATACTATAGACCACAGAATTGCTAA
- the LOC110601667 gene encoding fatty acid desaturase 4, chloroplastic, which produces MSILPQHKYLTRSLTHVPKYHQSCLRRLVICSATTATTKSSTKPTQLVNEPRLVNPPALVSPIAPPFLNDPSLQSTWSHRLWVATGCTTVLISLAKAIVAAADSHVWLQPILAGYIGYILADLGSGVYHWGIDNYGDASTPIFGGQIEAFQGHHKWPWTITRRQFANNLHALARAVTFCVLPIDLACNDPTIHAFVGVCSGCIMFSQQFHAWAHGTKSKLPPLVVALQDAGLLVSRAQHAAHHRPPYNNNYCIVSGIWNKLLDKQKTFEALEMILYFQLGVRPRSWSEPTSDWTEEVEAPAQVTVQ; this is translated from the coding sequence ATGTCTATCCTACCACAACACAAGTACCTCACAAGGTCCCTAACCCATGTTCCAAAGTATCACCAATCATGCCTCCGCAGGCTTGTGATATGTTCAGCCACCACCGCCACCACCAAATCTTCGACCAAGCCAACCCAGTTAGTGAACGAACCTAGGCTTGTGAACCCACCAGCGTTAGTCTCACCCATTGCCCCTCCTTTTCTCAATGACCCCAGTTTGCAATCAACATGGTCTCACCGTCTATGGGTGGCAACTGGGTGCACCACTGTGCTTATTTCCCTAGCTAAGGCCATTGTAGCTGCAGCTGATTCCCATGTTTGGCTCCAACCCATTTTAGCTGGCTATATTGGATACATTTTAGCTGACCTTGGCTCTGGGGTATACCATTGGGGAATTGATAACTATGGTGATGCATCAACACCCATTTTTGGTGGTCAGATTGAAGCATTTCAAGGCCATCACAAGTGGCCATGGACAATCACTAGGCGTCAATTTGCTAACAACTTACATGCTCTAGCAAGGGCAGTAACATTCTGTGTATTGCCTATAGATCTTGCTTGTAACGACCCTACAATTCATGCCTTTGTTGGTGTATGCTCTGGTTGCATAATGTTCAGTCAGCAGTTTCATGCCTGGGCTCATGGAACCAAGAGTAAGTTGCCGCCATTAGTGGTGGCATTGCAGGATGCTGGATTGCTGGTGTCACGTGCGCAGCATGCTGCTCATCATCGGCCACCTTATAACAATAATTACTGCATAGTGAGCGGTATTTGGAATAAATTATTGGATAAGCAAAAGACCTTTGAAGCACTAGAGATGATATTGTATTTTCAGCTTGGAGTGCGACCTAGGTCTTGGAGTGAGCCTACTTCTGACTGGACCGAAGAGGTTGAAGCCCCTGCTCAAGTTACAGTACAGTGA
- the LOC110601668 gene encoding vacuolar protein sorting-associated protein 22 homolog 1 isoform X1 — protein sequence MRRRPGIGGLQTAAAARDQYRLLGENVAKLRTDLMKEQLATFRTQLEEFARKHKNDIRKNPTFRAQFHEMCAKVGVDPLASNKGFWAELLGIGDFYYELGVQIVEICLATRPHNGGLINLQELCTLLRQKRKSDREAASEDDCLRAISKLKILGSGFEVISVGKRKLVRSVPTELNKDHNEILELAQARGYVTVDDVERQLSWTSGRATDALDTLLDEGLAMIDDGHKDGKRRYWFPCVSSISSSGGADI from the exons ATGAGAAGGAGGCCAGGAATTGGTGGCTTGCAAACAGCTGCTGCTGCTCGG GATCAATATCGATTACTGGGAGAAAATGTAGCGAAGTTGAGAACTGATCTTATGAAAGAACAGCTCGCCACTTTTCGCACCCAGCTCGAAGAGTTTGCCCGCAAACACAAG aatgatattCGCAAGAACCCGACTTTCAGGGCTCAGTTCCACGAGATGTGTGCTAAAGTGGGAGTAGATCCACTGGCCTCGAATAAGGGGTTTTGGGCAGAGCTGTTAGGGATTGGTGACTTCTATTACGAACTTG GGGTACAAATTGTTGAGATATGCTTGGCAACAAGACCACACAATGGAGGTTTAATCAACCTTCAGGAACTATGCACTCTGCTTCGTCAGAAACGAAAAAGTGATCGTGAAGCTGCTTCTGAGGACGACTGCTTGCGTGCTATAAGTAAGCTTAAG ATTCTAGGTAGCGGTTTTGAGGTGATTTCTGTTGGAAAAAGAAAGCTTGTTCGATCTGTTCCAACTGAATTGAACAAAGACCATAATGAAATTTTGGAGCTGGCTCAG GCAAGAGGCTATGTGACGGTTGATGATGTAGAGAGGCAGCTTTCTTGGACATCTGGTCGTGCTACTGATGCCCTTGATACATTATTAGAC GAAGGTCTTGCTATGATTGATGATGGCCACAAGGATGGAAAACGCCGCTATTGGTTTCCCTGTGTGTCTTCCATATCCTCTTCAGGAGGGGCTGATATTTGA
- the LOC110601668 gene encoding vacuolar protein sorting-associated protein 22 homolog 1 isoform X2 yields MKEQLAAFRTQLEEFARKHKNDIRKNPTFRAQFHEMCAKVGVDPLASNKGFWAELLGIGDFYYELGVQIVEICLATRPHNGGLINLQELCTLLRQKRKSDREAASEDDCLRAISKLKILGSGFEVISVGKRKLVRSVPTELNKDHNEILELAQARGYVTVDDVERQLSWTSGRATDALDTLLDEGLAMIDDGHKDGKRRYWFPCVSSISSSGGADI; encoded by the exons ATGAAAGAACAGCTTGCCGCTTTTCGCACCCAGCTCGAAGAGTTTGCCCGCAAACACAAG aatgatattCGCAAGAACCCGACTTTCAGGGCTCAGTTCCACGAGATGTGTGCTAAAGTGGGAGTAGATCCACTGGCCTCGAATAAGGGGTTTTGGGCAGAGCTGTTAGGGATTGGTGACTTCTATTACGAACTTG GGGTACAAATTGTTGAGATATGCTTGGCAACAAGACCACACAATGGAGGTTTAATCAACCTTCAGGAACTATGCACTCTGCTTCGTCAGAAACGAAAAAGTGATCGTGAAGCTGCTTCTGAGGACGACTGCTTGCGTGCTATAAGTAAGCTTAAG ATTCTAGGTAGCGGTTTTGAGGTGATTTCTGTTGGAAAAAGAAAGCTTGTTCGATCTGTTCCAACTGAATTGAACAAAGACCATAATGAAATTTTGGAGCTGGCTCAG GCAAGAGGCTATGTGACGGTTGATGATGTAGAGAGGCAGCTTTCTTGGACATCTGGTCGTGCTACTGATGCCCTTGATACATTATTAGAC GAAGGTCTTGCTATGATTGATGATGGCCACAAGGATGGAAAACGCCGCTATTGGTTTCCCTGTGTGTCTTCCATATCCTCTTCAGGAGGGGCTGATATTTGA
- the LOC110601670 gene encoding ribosomal protein S14, mitochondrial, translated as MSVYEENRCIKDNHLRLLASKFELKRNLFKALVRDPQLPIEVREKFQYKLSKLPRNSSFTRVRNRCIFTGRPRAVYQLFRMSRIVFRELASQGMLNGVKKASW; from the coding sequence ATGTCAGTGTATGAGGAGAATCGTTGCATAAAGGATAATCATCTTAGGTTGCTTGCttccaaatttgaattgaaacgAAATCTTTTCAAAGCCCTTGTTAGAGATCCTCAGCTTCCAATTGAAGTACGTGAGAAATTCCAATATAAGCTGTCCAAGTTGCCGAGAAACAGTTCTTTTACTCGAGTGAGAAATAGGTGTATTTTTACAGGTCGCCCTCGTGCTGTTTATCAGTTATTTCGAATGTCTCGAATTGTTTTCCGTGAATTGGCATCCCAAGGTATGTTGAATGGTGTAAAGAAAGCATCTTGGTAA
- the LOC110602196 gene encoding probable serine/threonine-protein kinase PBL23, translating to MSCFACCRSDQKISRKSLKRSIKKYAEAKHLSSFASLSFKSDSSRRRYITEEIKKMGKGTITAEIFAFRELSNATKNFNPENLLGEGGFGRVYKGQIERTKKVVAVKQLDRNGFQGNREFLVEVLMLSLLHHPNLVNLVGYCADGDQRLLVYDYMSSGSLEDHLLDLAPGKVPLDWKTRMQIACGAAKGLEYLHEKANPAVIYRDFKASNILLDENFNPKLSDFGLAKLGPTGDKTHVSTRVMGTYGYCAPEYALTGQLTTKSDVYSFGVVLLELITGKRVIDNSRPTEEQNLVVWATPLFKDRRKFVLMADPSLEGKYPLKGLHQALAIAAMCLQEEAEIRPLMSDVVTALEYLAVKKGDGDEDVDDQVSMSSPDIGSEVYNAEQ from the exons ATGAGCTGCTTTGCATGTTGCAGGTCAGATCAAAAAATCAGCAGAAAATCATTGAAAAGAAGCATCAAGAAATATGCAGAAGCCAAACATTTATCCTCTTTTGCAAGTCTCTCATTCAAAAGCG ATAGCAGCAGAAGAAGGTATATAACTGAAGAAATCAAGAAAATGGGAAAGGGCACTATAACTGCTGAGATTTTCGCATTCCGGGAATTATCTAATGCAACTAAAAACTTCAATCCTGAAAATCTGCTAGGAGAAGGTGGTTTTGGAAGGGTGTACAAAGGGCAGATTGAGAGAACAAAAAAA GTTGTTGCTGTGAAGCAACTCGACCGAAATGGATTTCAAGGAAACAGAGAGTTCCTAGTAGAGGTTCTGATGTTGAGTCTTCTTCACCATCCTAACCTTGTGAATCTAGTTGGATATTGTGCTGATGGTGATCAAAGGCTTTTAGTGTATGATTACATGTCCAGTGGCTCCCTTGAGGATCACCTTCTTG ACTTGGCACCAGGCAAAGTGCCTTTGGATTGGAAAACAAGGATGCAAATTGCTTGTGGAGCAGCAAAAGGACTTGAATACTTGCATGAAAAAGCGAATCCTGCAGTAATATACCGTGACTTCAAAGCATCGAACATTCTattagatgagaatttcaatccAAAGCTCTCAGATTTCGGTCTGGCAAAGCTTGGTCCAACAGGAGACAAGACTCATGTTTCCACTAGAGTGATGGGAACTTATGGCTATTGTGCACCCGAGTATGCATTGACAGGCCAATTGACAACAAAATCTGATGTGTACAGCTTTGGAGTTGTGCTTCTAGAACTCATCACAGGAAAACGGGTCATCGACAATTCGAGACCGACCGAAGAGCAGAATCTAGTCGTTTGG GCAACGCCATTGTTTAAAGACAGAAGAAAGTTTGTATTAATGGCAGACCCATCGTTAGAAGGGAAGTATCCTCTAAAGGGCCTTCATCAAGCACTTGCAATTGCAGCTATGTGTCTCCAGGAGGAAGCTGAGATTCGGCCATTAATGAGCGACGTCGTAACAGCCCTGGAATACTTAGCAGTAAAGAAGGGAGATGGAGATGAGGACGTCGATGACCAAGTCAGTATGTCTTCTCCAGATATTGGTTCAGAAGTATATAATGCCGAACAGTAG